The following is a genomic window from Chlamydiota bacterium.
GCCATTTGATCATCACAGACACTCCAGGAAATATCGCAGCTTTGCAAAGGCTTGTGACATTTTTGGACTCTCCTAATGAATCGGCGCAAATTGGTGTCTACAAAGTTTCTAATTTTTATGCCTCTTCTTTGACCACGCTTGCCGACAAAATTTTACAAGCATTACCAGACAAAACAGATGTATTATTGATTCCACAAGACACCAGTGAAAACATCATTATTGTCGCAACGCCTTATCTTGTGAAAAAGACACAGAGTCTTTTAAAACAGCTCGATCAAGTATCCATTGCTTCTGGCGAAAAACAGCAAAAACAAGTGAATTTTGAAAATATTTTCCTCTACACACCACAATTTCGTTCTTATGAAGCTGTGTTAAGTGCTTTGAAACTCATCAATACCAATCTTGAAGAAATGGGATCTTCCTATTCTGATTTAAAAGACGTGGTTGAGTCTGCATATTGGATACAAGATATTTCTGCATTTTTATTCGTAGGTGATCCTCAAAACATTTCAAAACTCCAAGCCATTTTAAAAGACATTGATTCGGCGTCCACAGACGCTTACCCAAGCTCTACTGTGCTTTTCACTTATGACCCTCAATACATCACTACAGAAGATTTGACAACAGCCCTACAAAACGTGGCGACTAATCTAAAAGCACTCAAAAATGCAGCACCTGCATTGATTCATATGCTCGAATCGATCCATATCATTCCTAAAACAGAATCTGTGATCTTTGTTGGAGAAAAAATAGCCCTTGCACAATTGCAAGAAATCCTTAAATCCGTCGATATTGATATTGCGAACGTACCGATTGTCAAATCGCCTAACTTTAATTTTCTTGTCTATGATTTAAAATTCATCACTTTTAATGATCTTAACCAATCTTTGCAAGACATCACCCAAATCATTAGCAAAACTGATGATCCTGACAAAACCCTGATTGATACCATCAACTCTATTCATTATATCCAGGACACCAATTCAGTGATTTTCACAGGGTCAAAACGTTCACTGCAAAACGTCGAAAGTTTGCTTGAAAAATTTGATACAGAAGATCAACAACAGCGCGCACATCAGCAATTTTTCATCTACAAACCCCAAAATCGCAAACCTAAAGATATCCAAGATAGTCTTCAAGAAATGACCAGTTATCTCAAAACTCAAGAGATGATCGATCCACAAATGCTCGACATGATTGAAAGTGTCAAACTCATCCAAGATACAGGCTCTTTGCTTTTCGTCGGCAGCCAACAAACCTACACTCAAATAGAAACCCTTTTGCAAAATATTGATATACCCGCTGGACAAATCACAGTGAGCGCTTTGGGCACTTCTAATTATTTAATTTATTCTATTACAGCAGCCCAAGAAGTAAAATTGATGGATGCTTTAAAAGAGTTGGCAAAAAAATTGCAGTCAACCCCTACACCAGATAATGAACTCATCTTTGCGCTGCAACATCCTGAATACATCTCCCAAACACATTCATTGATTTTTGTTGGCGACGATAACACGCTTAAAGAAATTTCCGACATCATGTCAAAGCTCGATATCTCTCCAGCAGGTCAATCGATCACAAATTTCGTTCTCTACGTTCCTCAATATTTAGAACCCCAAGAAGTGATTGATGATTTAAATGTGATGGCTTCTCAACTTTCCGATTCAGGACTCAATGATCAATCGCTCATTTTAACACTTTCTTCTGGTGTTTATTCTAAAAAAACAGGTGCCATTATTTTCACAGGCACAGAAGACTCACTTGGAAAAACACAAAACATTTTAAAAACATTGGATGTTCCCGACTCTTCTGTAGGCCAACACCTCTTTATTTATAAACCACAAAATCTCTCTCCAAAAGAATTACTTGCGTCTTTGCAAGCTGCCGTCAAACAGCTCGATGGAAAAAGTGAATACCAATTAAATACTGCCATTAAAAACGGGAAAATTATTGCAGGATCTCTTTCTTTCAAAGGCTCTGAAGCTTCTGTTCATCACATTCAAGAGATGATAAAAACATTGGACACAATTACGCCCGATGCAAATCAACAACAGATTTTCATCTATACACCTCAATACATGTCCATCACTCAGTTGAAAAACAACTTAGAAAACCTTGTAGATAAATTAGAACAAGATCCCTCTTCATCGAGTTTGGTTAGCATCATAAAAGAAAGCTACGTAGAAAAAAAATCTAATGCTGTTGTTTTCAAGGGACCTGCTCAGATTTTAGACCAAATCAAAACTGTTTTACAAGAATTGGATCAACCTTCTACAAAAGAAGAAGCCATTTTTGTCTATACTTTAAAAAACGTCTCCATCAAAGATGCGACTTACTACTTAAGCACTGTTGAAGATCATTTGAAAGAAGCACCAAACCCAGATCATGCGCTCATAGACGTCATTGAATCTGCAAAATCCATTCCTCAAAGCAACTCACTCATGTTTACAGGAAAAGCTCTAGCCATTACTCAACTTCAAGAGTTGCTTGCAAAATATGACAGTCCAGACAATGCCCCTTCTCCAAAACAATCACAGTCTGCATTTATCATGTACACACCAAAATACATCTCAGGAAGTACCCTCGTTTCTAATTTGAAAAGTGCAGGTAAAGAACTTCAAGATTCTGGCCTTGCCAATCCTTATTTGATCAAATCCTTACAAACAGCACGTTACAACCATGACTCCAATTCAGTCATAGTCACAGGAAATGATTCCACACTCAAAGACGTCAAAGATCTTATCTCCCATTTCGATACCACAAAAGCTGCTCCCTCTACTACTGGCAGCAAAAGCAACTACCTTGTCTACAAACCAAAATTTGTCACAGGTCCCACGTTAGAGAATTGGATGGTAGATTCGACAAAAAATCTAGAAAAATCCGGGCTCAATGATCCCAAACTTATCGATGCTCTAAAATCTATGCACTATAATAGCGACACAGGCACTCTCACTTTTTCTGGAGACCAACAATCGCTTGCTAAGGTGCAAGATTTGATTAATGACTATGACAATGAATCCAATGCGCAAAATGGAGAATCTGGGCTTCCCTCTTCAGAAGGCCTGACATTTTTGGTCTACAAATTACAATATCATCAGGGCGATGAAATCATTGATGCTCTATCTAGCATTAGTACCGATTTACGCAAATATCAAACAGGCACAGAAAATGATGTGGTTCTCAATGCGATTTCTTCTGTTCAATGGCTCAAAATCACAAATTCCCTTTTAATTTCTGGCTCTTCAACAACCCTACAAAAAATAAAAAGTCTTATTCAAAAACTGGACATTCCTTTGCAACAAATTTTCTTAGAAGTGTTGATCATTAGAACAAGCGCTCTCGATATTCTAAATTTTGGTTTGCGCTGGGGAACTGCCGGAACCATTTTAAAAAAGTTTTCTACCGCTTTCGGCCTTTTTCCTGATACCGGTAATTTCACTAACTTAAACAAATTTGGTTCTAACATTTTAAACGCAGGGGGGACTACTACTCCTGCACCTACAACAGTGGGAGCTAATGGTTTTGATTTAGGTGTTATTGGAGATATTATTTTCCATAAAGGCAAATCCTTTTTAACACTAGGAGCTTTGGTAGCAGCGCTTCAAAAAGATTCAAATGATACCAGTATTCAAACACATAACACTGTCGCGCAAGATAATCAGCAAGCGCACATCTTTTCCGGATTTAACCGTCCCTTTGATCTGTCGAGTTTTACCCAACAAATTTCCACTGGTGGAACCAATTCTACTGCAACTAATGAGTACCGCGACGTAGGATTTGATCTACAAATCACACCCATTATTGGAGGAGATGATATTATCACACTGATCATTGATCAAAAGTTTACAGAATCGTCAGCAGAACAGCTCAACAATGTACAAAGTAATACGGTTTCAAAACAGGTCACCACCACACGTGTACGCGCGCCTAACAACCATTTTATCGCCCTTTCTGGCGCTCTTACAGATACACGCTCTCGCGCCAAAACAGGTATTCCTTGTTTAGGTGGACTTCCTGTTGTCGGCGCTTTATTTAGTGATGTGACAAGAACCAATCAAAAAGATAATATCATCATCTTTATCCGCCCACAGATTATCACTTCTGACCAACAAGTTGTCAATATGACAGAAAGACAAGAAGATCGTTTCAGAGAAAACGCAGGAAGTTTAGAACTTCAATATGACGTCGATGACGCAATCAATATGATGGTGCCCATAGATGAGATTGAATAACTATTTTTTACTTCTTTGCTGTCTTTTTTTATGCAGCTGTTACAAGCCTAAAAAAGAGACCGACATGATGGCCTATTCGATTTCAGAAACGCAACTGCGCTCACTCGGCACTTGCTTTACTCCATTTACAGAAGAAGAAAAACAAAAAAGTTTTGCAAAGGAGTATTTGATTGCTATCAATTTTGCAAAAGAGCTCGATTACTATCGCGCTGTGACAACTTTTAAACGTTCCAAGGTTCTTGCCGAAATCGAAGAACCCGATCGCGTCCATCAAGCAGAATATGCCATTCTACTCTCCTATTTTTTAGCCAATCGTTTTTACGATGTCGCTCGCGAATTTGAACGTTCTAATTTACGCAAAGAAATGCAACCCGACTTTCCCGCTTTCCATGATCTTGTCATCATTTTGCATGAAAGCTATTTAAAAATTGGTAATGAAGAAAAGGCAAAAGAAGCACTTTCACTACTAGACAAACAAGATGAAGTGACAACAGATCGCATCGAAGTGTATGATGTGTTAGATAAGGGACGCTTTAAAGAGCTCTACACATACACGCAAAACAAACCCTACGGCGACGATCTGCAATTTTTTATCGATCAATACCAATCTAAAGCTAAATCGATGCGAACAGCAGCGCTGTTATCGATGGTCATTCCAGGCTCTGGCTATTTGTATGCTGGCCAAACGCGCTCTTTTGTAACCAGTTTTTTACTTAACACTTTATTCATTGTCGCAGCAGTGCATCTTTTTAACAAAAATCATATTGCCGCCGGCGTGGTTGTCTTGGGTTTTGAAATGGGTTGGTACTTTGGTGCCATCTACGGCTCT
Proteins encoded in this region:
- the xcpQ gene encoding Type II secretion system protein D codes for the protein MKQKNALHWLKKSVFFLALCCFLNISFADTTADDTTPQTSTSDTEVVQTTPSTQEDATPPPSTDTNKTDLSQEVIDPSNVAQPEQKQSNPWWDFILKGRPQKSKQISPEPPKTAPVQEKDPWTQNENGYEINFNNVSIVEVIKTISKMTKLNFVFDESQLTFNVTIVSSGPTSLANLISSFVQVLQVNGYTLSEEGNAFVIHSVGEVNSLAKFVLPNEQIPFETALITKAFSLENLAPSYILETVKPLLSQSALIEASDSTRHLIITDTPGNIAALQRLVTFLDSPNESAQIGVYKVSNFYASSLTTLADKILQALPDKTDVLLIPQDTSENIIIVATPYLVKKTQSLLKQLDQVSIASGEKQQKQVNFENIFLYTPQFRSYEAVLSALKLINTNLEEMGSSYSDLKDVVESAYWIQDISAFLFVGDPQNISKLQAILKDIDSASTDAYPSSTVLFTYDPQYITTEDLTTALQNVATNLKALKNAAPALIHMLESIHIIPKTESVIFVGEKIALAQLQEILKSVDIDIANVPIVKSPNFNFLVYDLKFITFNDLNQSLQDITQIISKTDDPDKTLIDTINSIHYIQDTNSVIFTGSKRSLQNVESLLEKFDTEDQQQRAHQQFFIYKPQNRKPKDIQDSLQEMTSYLKTQEMIDPQMLDMIESVKLIQDTGSLLFVGSQQTYTQIETLLQNIDIPAGQITVSALGTSNYLIYSITAAQEVKLMDALKELAKKLQSTPTPDNELIFALQHPEYISQTHSLIFVGDDNTLKEISDIMSKLDISPAGQSITNFVLYVPQYLEPQEVIDDLNVMASQLSDSGLNDQSLILTLSSGVYSKKTGAIIFTGTEDSLGKTQNILKTLDVPDSSVGQHLFIYKPQNLSPKELLASLQAAVKQLDGKSEYQLNTAIKNGKIIAGSLSFKGSEASVHHIQEMIKTLDTITPDANQQQIFIYTPQYMSITQLKNNLENLVDKLEQDPSSSSLVSIIKESYVEKKSNAVVFKGPAQILDQIKTVLQELDQPSTKEEAIFVYTLKNVSIKDATYYLSTVEDHLKEAPNPDHALIDVIESAKSIPQSNSLMFTGKALAITQLQELLAKYDSPDNAPSPKQSQSAFIMYTPKYISGSTLVSNLKSAGKELQDSGLANPYLIKSLQTARYNHDSNSVIVTGNDSTLKDVKDLISHFDTTKAAPSTTGSKSNYLVYKPKFVTGPTLENWMVDSTKNLEKSGLNDPKLIDALKSMHYNSDTGTLTFSGDQQSLAKVQDLINDYDNESNAQNGESGLPSSEGLTFLVYKLQYHQGDEIIDALSSISTDLRKYQTGTENDVVLNAISSVQWLKITNSLLISGSSTTLQKIKSLIQKLDIPLQQIFLEVLIIRTSALDILNFGLRWGTAGTILKKFSTAFGLFPDTGNFTNLNKFGSNILNAGGTTTPAPTTVGANGFDLGVIGDIIFHKGKSFLTLGALVAALQKDSNDTSIQTHNTVAQDNQQAHIFSGFNRPFDLSSFTQQISTGGTNSTATNEYRDVGFDLQITPIIGGDDIITLIIDQKFTESSAEQLNNVQSNTVSKQVTTTRVRAPNNHFIALSGALTDTRSRAKTGIPCLGGLPVVGALFSDVTRTNQKDNIIIFIRPQIITSDQQVVNMTERQEDRFRENAGSLELQYDVDDAINMMVPIDEIE